One genomic segment of Erythrolamprus reginae isolate rEryReg1 chromosome 2, rEryReg1.hap1, whole genome shotgun sequence includes these proteins:
- the LOC139159113 gene encoding vomeronasal type-2 receptor 26-like has protein sequence MTSEALLDLLSDGEANVPNYRCGRQRNTVAIQEEAETGISIQMSSMLGTYKIPQISYSLASQILKDKTKFPFFYSMLPAEGVQYPGIVQLLLYFQWTLVGLLAPETDHGERFMRTMSSLMLRDGICAVIHQTFPLNAAYMWIPFKKNYKWREVNVFVYGSETSSFQVGMMLVQVLLQHIPEPIVEKVWITKAHWDLSIDLILSIFSFKYVAGIFSFLIQKKKWANYDALDLFHTSMHNFVKNIFRCSSTKDAFSVKVWRPCRQTEELEALRKEEIDQVLALDSYLIYNTVWAVGRALHSAYIHLFKRSVKNRSMNGKDPRLKVWQFHSFLQSPQFHNNSMDGVYLDEEGDLTADLDIVNWVFCPNRSIKRMKSGSLKNQASQDLKKFIDQECIAQPFPPSRCVESCLPGFMKVALEGRPICCYDCLPCAEGTISTTKDAVKCTKCPADQHPNTNRDICIPKIETFLSYQENLEIILASFALFCSLVTGLVFGIFIKFKETPIVKANNRDLSYILLLSLLLSFLTSFLFIGRPRRASCLFQQAAFSNIFSVAISTILAKTVMVALAFLATKPGSKVQRWLGKSLANSIILSLSVVQLVLCSIWLSTSPPFPESDMYSQSAGIILQCNQGSVLMFYLALSYMGFLASISFMVTFLARNLPGAFNEAKLITFSMLVFCSVWISFVPTYLSTKGKYMVAVQVFSILASSAGLVGFIFFPKCFIIFLRPDLNTKEHSLSKIK, from the exons ATGACTTCAGAGGCTTTGCTGGACCTGCTTTCTGATGGGGAGGCCAACGTGCCCAATTACAGGTGTGGAAGGCAGAGAAACACAGTGGCTATTCAGGAAGAAGCTGAGACTggcatctccatccagatgtccaGCATGTTAGGCACCTACAAAATCCCTCAG ATCAGTTACAGTCTTGCTTCCCAGATCCTGAAGGATAAAACTAAGTTTCCTTTCTTCTACTCGATGCTCCCTGCTGAAGGAGTTCAGTACCCAGGAATAGTCCAGCTTCTCCTCTACTTCCAGTGGACCTTGGTTGGTCTCCTTGCTCCGGAAACTGACCATGGGGAGAGGTTCATGAGGACGATGTCTTCTTTAATGTTAAGGGATGGTATTTGTGCAGTTATACATCAAACCTTTCCCCTAAATGCGGCTTACATGTggattccatttaaaaaaaattacaagtgGAGagaagtcaatgtctttgtttatGGTTCAGAGACTAGTTCATTCCAGGTAGGAATGATGCTTGTGCAAGTtttacttcaacacattccagaacCCATTGTAGAAAAAGTTTGGATCACCAAAGCTCACTGGGATCTCAGTATTGATTTGATActtagtatcttttcttttaaatacgTGGCTGGCATTTTTTCCTTTCTAATACAGAAGAAGAAATGGGCAAACTATGATGCTTTAGATCTCTTTCATACATCCATGCATAACTTTGTGAAGAACATCTTTAGATGTTCCTCCACTAAGGATGCCTTTTCAGTGAAAGTCTGGAGACCGTGCAGACAGACAGAAGAACTGGAGGCTCTGAGGAAAGAGGAGATTGATCAGGTTCTGGCTCTAGACAGCTATCTCATTTACAACACCGTCTGGGCTGTGGGAAGGGCCTTACATTCAGCTTATATACACCTGTTCAAGAGATCAGTGAAGAACAGGAGCATGAACGGAAAAGATCCAAGGCTGAAGGTGTGGCAG ttTCATTCCTTCCTCCAAAGCCCCCAGTTTCACAATAATTCCATGGATGGTGTATATTTGGATGAGGAAGGAGATCTGACAGCTGACCTGGACATTGTGAACTGGGTCTTTTGTCCCAACAGATCTATCAAGAGAATGAAATCTGGAAGTCTAAAAAACCAGGCATCCCAGGATTTGAAAAAATTCATTGACCAGGAGTGTATTGCACAA CCCTTTCCTCCTTCCAGGTGTGTGGAAAGCTGCCTTCCTGGATTCATGAAGGTGGCTCTGGAAGGGAGGCCCATCTGCTGCTACGATTGTCTTCCTTGTGCAGAAGGAACCATCTCCACCACAAAAG ATGCTGTAAAATGCACCAAATGTCCAGCAGATCAGCATCCAAATACCAACCGAGATATCTGTATACCTAAGATTGAAACATTCTTATCATATCAAGAAAATCTGGAGATCATACTAGCTTCCTTTGCCTTGTTCTGCTCTTTGGTAACAGGCTTGGTCTTTGGAATCTTCATTAAATTCAAAGAAACTCCCATAGTCAAAGCCAACAATCGAgatctctcctacatcctcctcctttctctcctgcTTTCCTTCTTGACCTCCTTCCTATTCATTGGCCGACCAAGGAGAGCCAGTTGCCTTTTCCAGCAAGCAGCATTCAGCAACATCTTTTCAGTTGCCATTTCGACTATCTTGGCAAAAACAGTCATGGTGGCGTTAGCATTTTTGGCTACAAAACCAGGAAGTAAAGTACAGAGATGGCTGGGGAAAAGCCTTGCCAATTCTATCATCCTTTCACTTTCTGTTGTACAACTCGTCCTCTGCAGCATCTGGTTGAGCAcctctcccccattccctgagTCAGATATGTACTCACAATCTGCAgggatcatcctgcaatgcaatcaGGGCTCTGTTTTGATGTTCTACCTTGCTCttagctacatgggcttcctggctagCATCAGCTTCATGGTGACTTTTCTGGCCAGGAATCtacctggggccttcaatgaagccaagctcaTCACTTTCAGCATGCTTGTCTTCTGCAGCGTCTGGATATCCTTTGTTCCTACCTATCTGAGCACCAAGGGGAAGTATATGGTGGCTGtacaggtcttctccatcttggcttcCAGTGCTGGCCTTGTTGGTTTCATATTTTTCCCCaagtgctttattatttttttaagaccAGACCTGAATACAAAAGAACATTCGTTgtccaaaataaaatag